The Methylomonas koyamae genome has a segment encoding these proteins:
- a CDS encoding c-type cytochrome: MKTQLAIALALGAVTTAALAGPIEEQIRFRQSAYSFLGWNTAKIKAQAADHPETFNKDQVVAAANAIAAVANANLLELYGPGTDQGIGWKPTRLKPEYFQKQAEVKELEATFIKEANELQKVAEDGDVGEIKAQFGKLSASCKGCHDLVRVRE; this comes from the coding sequence ATGAAAACCCAATTGGCAATCGCACTGGCGCTAGGCGCGGTTACGACGGCGGCTTTGGCCGGGCCGATCGAGGAGCAAATCCGTTTCCGCCAGTCCGCTTATTCCTTCCTGGGCTGGAACACGGCAAAAATCAAAGCCCAAGCCGCCGACCACCCGGAAACCTTCAATAAAGACCAAGTCGTCGCCGCCGCGAACGCGATTGCCGCGGTGGCCAATGCCAATCTACTGGAATTGTACGGCCCCGGCACCGACCAAGGCATCGGCTGGAAACCGACCCGCTTGAAGCCGGAATACTTTCAAAAACAAGCCGAAGTCAAAGAGCTGGAAGCCACGTTCATTAAAGAAGCCAACGAATTGCAGAAAGTGGCCGAAGACGGCGATGTCGGCGAAATCAAGGCCCAGTTCGGCAAACTCTCCGCCAGTTGCAAAGGCTGCCACGATTTGGTCAGAGTCCGCGAGTAA
- a CDS encoding cytochrome b/b6 domain-containing protein, with translation MKVEVHVWDWPLRLFHWLLVAAVVGAYWTGKVGGEWTDWHGRFGSAVLGLVVFRLVWGFVGSTHARFANFFPTFSRIAAYIRGEWLGAGHNPLGALAVFALLAVLIVLAGTGLFANDDIAFEGPLFDLIDKDLSDKLSGWHLRSVNVLLILVGVHVAAILFYQHVKKAGLIGAMLTGKKQLPRSLAPADATPAGPIRLIASIALALSVVWGVWGGEPLQALAKLAGVQNVQAGNKL, from the coding sequence GTGAAAGTGGAAGTACATGTCTGGGATTGGCCGTTACGGCTATTCCATTGGTTGTTGGTGGCGGCCGTGGTCGGCGCTTACTGGACCGGCAAAGTCGGCGGCGAATGGACCGACTGGCACGGCCGTTTCGGCAGCGCGGTACTGGGCTTGGTCGTGTTCCGGCTGGTGTGGGGTTTTGTCGGCAGCACTCACGCCCGCTTCGCCAATTTCTTTCCGACCTTTTCCCGAATCGCCGCCTACATCCGCGGCGAATGGCTCGGCGCCGGCCACAATCCGCTCGGCGCGCTGGCGGTATTTGCCTTGCTGGCGGTGTTGATCGTACTCGCCGGCACCGGCTTGTTCGCCAACGACGATATCGCCTTCGAGGGCCCGCTGTTCGACCTGATCGACAAGGATCTCAGCGACAAACTCAGCGGCTGGCATTTACGTAGCGTCAACGTGCTGCTGATCCTGGTCGGCGTCCACGTCGCGGCGATTTTGTTTTACCAGCACGTGAAAAAAGCCGGTCTGATCGGCGCGATGCTGACCGGCAAAAAGCAGTTGCCCAGGTCGTTGGCACCGGCAGACGCCACACCGGCCGGACCGATACGCTTGATCGCCAGCATCGCCTTGGCGCTGTCGGTGGTATGGGGCGTTTGGGGCGGCGAACCGTTGCAGGCCCTGGCCAAACTGGCCGGCGTGCAGAACGTACAGGCCGGCAACAAACTCTGA